In Gammaproteobacteria bacterium, the DNA window CCGCTACAGCATATAGATATACTCCGCGAGCAGCTTGTGTGATTCTCATCAAGGTCTCCAAAAATTTTGCCCTTTAGGACGATAGTCAATTACCCCGCCCTAAAGGACGGTGCTTGCGGCTGCACTCGGACGGTCCCTTGTCGTCACGCAGACAGTTCGGCGTCGGACCCCTTAATCTCGATAGATTAAGGGGTTATTGACGTTTTTTCAGCAATGCCAATAGCTCCGGCTATCGAAATACAACTAATTTACTTCACGGAAATATTGAGTATTTCCGATGCCATATCTGCACCACCGATTCCTCTTAATTGCCGGATTAGTTCGTTTATCGAATCCACTTTTTGAATGGGGGTCAGGTCAGCCACTTTGAAATTCTCTGGCATTGAGAACCCAATCTCGTTAGGTGTTGCAATGCAGGCAAACCGTTCTACTGATTCAGATTTGTCCATCGTTATCCTGAAAGGTGCTTTTCCAGGTATTTCGATGGTTTGTCCCGCATTAATGAAAGGGTTGGATTGTGAACGGTTGGGGAATATACGCGCCACATGCCCTACAGTATCTTGATAATAACAATAAACATAGGCTTGTCGATTGGTTGTCAGGTGAATTGAAACAGAGTCACCTTTTTGATAGGGCGGATCGCGGTCGCTACGCAGAGATATTCCGATAGGTCCAGCGGACGCAGTTACATAACCTGTTCTTCGTTCCTCCGATTTGTCGCCTTTAACCAAATTGGCATTCAGTAGCTGGTTATACAGATCAAAATCGATTCGACCGGTGGCGATTAAACCATTCGCCGCTTGGTACTTGCCAATAGCGTCGCGCAAGGCATCGTCCATTCTGCCATTAGATGTTCCTGAAAAAAGCCCTGACTGACTCAAGGCAGTTTGTACTTTGCTGGTACGTTCCTCATCGTTCATGCCGTCAAACCAATCACGTGCCTGAGACAGCGCGCCAGGATTGCTTGCTTCAATATCCAGGCACTGCCAATAAGGAACCATCAGCAGCTTACCCATGGTTTCTATCGCTCCCAGTTCAACAAGCGTACGCACTGCCTGATGAGGTCCTTGGGCGCGGTCTACATTGAAGTTGAAATTAACGCCAAATCCCAGGAAGCTGCCACCAGCATCGGCGCTTTTTTGTGAACGTGAAACGATAATTTGATTAGTCGAAGTATAAGAAGGTAGAACCTCTCGGGTTTTTATCAAGACGACATTCATGTCCACCGAGATTACCGCAGATGTTGCCGCCGTCGACGCGCCAATTGAACCGGAATAATTCGGACTGACACTAGGAATTGGTTGTCCAGGCGCGGGCATAATCGGTGCTGATATCGGAGATGTATAGTTAAGACCACCAGATGCGGAGGATCCTATGACTCCTTGATCTATGCCAGAGATGGCACCACGGAGATTATAGTCCGGGAGATCTTCCATTCCCGCAGTCTCGCTAGCGCGTCCGGTACGCACTTCATTCTGAGCGGTATCAAAATCAAGAAATTTAATCGCGTGGCTGCGCGTGGACATCTTGGATAATGAACTGATTAGCATATCTCTAGTATTACTCAAAACCTTACCCGTGGCATCCTGAATGCCCACGCTGGTAACCGTAACAGGGTGAGTTCTTCCATGTTTAATGAATAAATTATCCATGCACTGGAGAGACGTAGTAAAACTCGTAACATTACGCACAGGAGCCTTGTCGGGTTGAACCGCGATAGGCGCATCTTCCGGGGGAGGACCGGGGGTTGCACAACTCGCCAGCACTATCGCACTAACAGTGGACAGC includes these proteins:
- a CDS encoding conserved exported hypothetical protein (Evidence 4 : Unknown function but conserved in other organisms), which encodes MKHVKNYWPFMLSTVSAIVLASCATPGPPPEDAPIAVQPDKAPVRNVTSFTTSLQCMDNLFIKHGRTHPVTVTSVGIQDATGKVLSNTRDMLISSLSKMSTRSHAIKFLDFDTAQNEVRTGRASETAGMEDLPDYNLRGAISGIDQGVIGSSASGGLNYTSPISAPIMPAPGQPIPSVSPNYSGSIGASTAATSAVISVDMNVVLIKTREVLPSYTSTNQIIVSRSQKSADAGGSFLGFGVNFNFNVDRAQGPHQAVRTLVELGAIETMGKLLMVPYWQCLDIEASNPGALSQARDWFDGMNDEERTSKVQTALSQSGLFSGTSNGRMDDALRDAIGKYQAANGLIATGRIDFDLYNQLLNANLVKGDKSEERRTGYVTASAGPIGISLRSDRDPPYQKGDSVSIHLTTNRQAYVYCYYQDTVGHVARIFPNRSQSNPFINAGQTIEIPGKAPFRITMDKSESVERFACIATPNEIGFSMPENFKVADLTPIQKVDSINELIRQLRGIGGADMASEILNISVK